GCGGCTCTAGCAAAACGTTTGAACAAGTTAAGCGCATGATGTATGCCGAACCGGCGGCGCTGCACCTGTTGCTAGACAAGCTGGCCGATGCGGTGACCTTGTATCTGAATGCCCAGATTGCCAACGGCGCGCAAGCCGTGATGATTTTTGATTCCTGGGGTGGCGCACTGTCTCATTCAGCCTATCTTGAATTCTCTCTGCGTTATATGGAGAAGATTGTTGCAGGTCTGACTCGTGAAGCCGAAGGTCGTCGAGTGCCAGTAACGCTGTTCACTAAAGGTGGCGGTCTGTGGCTGGAAGCCATGGCAGCTACTGGTTGTGATGCTCTGGGGCTGGACTGGACCATTGATATTGCTGAAGCTCGCCGCCGCGTAGGTGACAAAGTGGCGTTGCAGGGCAATATGGATCCGTCGATGTTGTATGCGCCAATTCCGCGCATTGAAGAAGAAGTGGCCACTATTCTGGCTGGATTTGGCGAAGGCAATGGTCATGTGTTTAACTTGGGACATGGTATTTCCCAGCATGCTGACCCTGCTCACGCCGAAGCGTTTGTGAAAGCGGTACACGAGCAGTCTCGTAAATATCACAAATAGTCACCGTCTCAATGTGCATAAAGGCCCGACATCGGGCCTTTATTGTTTTCAGTATATTAGCCGTCACACTTTTACGTTTTCTGCAAAATAGCCATTGACGAAAATGCGCTAAATCAAAAAATTGCCTAAAAGCTTCAGGCAAGATGCACAGACTTTCCGCCGGTAAGTGCTGCCATTATCGACAGCGCCGGCCTCCTTTTGGCTGCCTTGATGAGAGATGTGCCGAGACTCCCACTATGTATATTGGCAATCGTATTCGGTTATTTATTGGTGGTTTTTGCATTCCGGCGCTGCTGGTTGTCACCTATTGTCTGAATTTGTGGTTTCAACAGGGAATTGCACAACATCAACAACAGATGATGCAGCATGAGCTGGCTCGGATACAGCAACAGATCTCGGCAGATTTAGAGCAACTGCAACAGCTGCTGACGTTATATGCACCCGTGTATCAGCAGAAGGAAGTGCAGGGAGCTTGGCAGCCGTTATTGGCGGGTCATAACATCAGTCTGTTTGTCGAGCAGCACCAGCAGTTAGATAAGCTGCAGGGGGGCAGTTTCCCCGAGACTCACCAATTATTCACCACGCTCAATAATCCTGCGTGGCTGGCATCTGAAAGCAGCGGTATTTTGCTGGTGGATGATCAGCCAGTGATGCTGGGATATATACGCTTACCCAACGGAGAGGTATTAATCGCTTGTCGTTGGTTGAATGACGCCTATCTTGCCGCACTGGAACAGACCCAAGTGATTCATCTTAGGCCATTGTCAGCCTTTAGTATTCTGCCAGAGGCAACGCCTCATCGTCTTTATCAGCGGTTGGCACTGCCGTCACTGGGGAATGTCCCGGTGGTGCTGGAATTACAACTACAGCCACAGTTAGTGGCACAGATGCAATGGCGCAGTATTCCCATCGTGTTGTTATTACTGCCATGTGGTTTACTGATAGTGGCATTAGGGTATTTATGGTTGCGGACTAAATTGCTGACGCCATTTTCACGGTTGATGGACGAGTTAGCACAAATTGATCCTAACACGCGTATTCCTGCACGCCTCAGTGGTAAGGGCGGTGCAGAATTCCGTATCCTGGCAGACAGGATTAATGAGTTGCTGCTGCGGATCTGTCGCCATAAAGAACGCTCGCGAATTACCTTGGAATCCATCGCTGAAGCTGTGTTAATTACCGACCGACATGCGCGCATTGTTTACTTGAATCCGCAGGCGGAAAAGTTACTCGGCGTCAATCGGCGGCAGGCACTTAAGGCAACGCTCGGTGAGATGTTCGACAGCGCTAATAGTCTAGATGCTGAAATTAAGCAGTTTATGTCCTCCGGTGGTCGTCAGGCGGAACATCGTAAAATGAGTCTGGCGTTATCGCAGCCGCGGATACTGGACCGTGCCCTGAGCAATCTGCATGATGAAGAGGACGAAATTATTGGCTCGGTGATCGTGCTAAGAGACATTACCGATGAAGAAGGTTTGAAGCTGCAATTGCAAAAGAAAGCCGACTACGACGGTACTACGGCTTTACTCAATCGCAATGCTTTTGAAGAGCGATTACCGGGATTTGTCGCTCATGCCAGCTCATTAGCCATCTGTTATCTCGACCTTGAACAATTCAAGTTGATTAATGACAACTGTGGTCACGATGCCGGTGATCAGATGTTGGCACTGGTTGCCAAGGCCATTGCGTCACAGCTGGATGAACAGGATCTGTTAGCCAGACTGGGGGGAGATGAGTTTGGCGTCGTGCTGCGTGATCGCAGTGCTGTGGAAGTGACACGCTTACTGAAACAGATTGTGCATCAGGTGCATCTGCAGACGATCCACCACCAGGGCATTCATTACCGAGTAGGCATCAGTGTCGGTATTGCCTTTTGCCAGGGCGAGCCGATAAAGGCCAGTGAACTCCTTAAAGATGCTGACATTGCTTGTATTGCGGCTAAACGCAAGGGCAGCAATCAAATCCACATTTTTGATGGTCGTAATCAGGAGCTGGCGTATGAGCGCAATGCTCCGCAGTGGGCACTACGGATCACTCGCGCTATCGAAGCTAGGGAGCTGCTGTTGTATTTCCAGCCGATCCGCAATTTGAATGGTGGTAGCGGTCGGCAGCGGTTAGAAATCCTGCTGCGGATTAAAGGTGAGCAAGGCCGTATTTTGCCACCAGCACAGTTCATTGCCGCGGCAGAACGCTTCAAGCTGATGCCGGAAGTCGATCGAGAAGTGATACGGATGGCATTTGCTTGGTTAGCTGCACACCGGACGTTATGTCAACAAATTACCATGTCGATTAACTTATCGGCCAACAGTCTGGGCGCCGATGGTATGTTGAGCTACATTGCGGATATGCAGGCGCTGTATGCTATTCCCAGTAGCTGCATTTGCTTTGAAATTACCGAAACCAGCGCCATCCAGAATCGGCAACGGGCGATGGAAATGCTAAAAGCGATGCGAAAATTGGGGTTCTCGCTGGCATTAGATGATTTCGGCAGTGGCTTCGCTTCCTACGGCTACTTGCGTGAGTTGCCGGTCGATTATGTGAAGATTGATGGCTGCTTTGTGCGGCAATTGGCCGTCAATGCCCGCGATTACGCGATTGTGAAATCGATACATGATGTCTGCAGTACTATGGGTATCGAAACAGTCGCGGAATTTGTCGAAAGTCAGGCGATCATCGACAAACTGAGTGAAATAGGTGTCAATTATGCACAAGGCTATGTGATCGGACGCCCCATACCTTTGCAGCAATACAGTTTGCCAACTGCCGGGTTACGATTAGTAACAGAACCGCTGGCAGAGCCGACAGCCGTTGCGGTTAGTCGCTGAAACAGCCATAAAAAACCGAAGCATTTGCTTCGGTTTTCAATGTAACTGCGCGGGTTAACGCTGCTGTTCACGGGCGATGGCCCGATAACCGATATCGGTACGGAAATACACATCATCCCAGTGAATTTCATCCACCAGTGCATAAGCGGCTTGTTGCGCTGCGGTAACGGAATGTCCAAGCGCGGTTGCACAAAGCACCCGACCCCCATTAGTTACCACGTGACCATCCTGCATTTTGGTGCCAGCATGGAACACTTTCGCATCATTATTGCCGAGACTTAGCCCGTCAATCACGTCCCCTTTACGATAGCTGTCTGGATAACCCCCGGCAGCCAGCACTACACCTACGGCAGCGCGTTCATCATATTCAGCGGTCACTTGATCCAGTTCACCGCGGCAGGCGGCCAGGCACAAAGCTACCAGATCAGACTTTAATCGCATCATAATCGGTTGGGTTTCAGGGTCGCCAAAGCGGCAGTTGTATTCCAGCACTTTCGACGTGCCATCCGCCGCAATCATCAGTCCGGCATACAGGAAACCGGTATAGACATTCCCTTCCGCAGCCATCCCATCGACCGTTGGGCGGATGACATTGGCGATGACCCAGTCATGGATCTCAGGCGTGACCACTGGCGCGGGGGAATAGGCGCCCATACCGCCGGTATTTGGACCATTATCCGCATTATCACGCGCTTTATGATCCTGGCTGGTGGCCATCGGCAGAATGTTGTGACCATCGACCATCACGATAAAGCTGGCTTCTTCGCCTTTCAGAAACTCTTCAATGACGACGCGTGAACCGGCTTCGCCAAATTTGTTGCCAGCGAGCATATCATCAATGGCGGCATCGGCTTCGGCCTGATCCTGCGCGATGATTACGCCTTTACCGGCAGCCAGCCCGTCGGCTTTAATGACCACTGGGAAGCCCGTACGTGCGGCGAGCGTGGCAGCAAAGGCTTTGGCTGGGGCGATTTCGGTAAAATTCTGATAGTCGGCAGTGGGAATATGGTGCCGAGCCAGAAAATCCTTAGTAAATGCTTTGGAGCCTTCTAATTGTGCGGCCGCCTTGGTTGGGCCGAAAATGGTTTGCCCAGCTGCACGAAAAGCGTCGACGACACCAAGGACTAACGGTGCTTCGGGGCCGACGATGGTCAGTGCTACCTGTTCCGCTTTGGCAAATGCCAACAGCTTGTCAATGTCTGTCGCATCAATCGCAATATTTTGCAGCTTGGGTTCCAGCGCCGTGCCGGCATTGCCTGGTGCGACAAATACCTGCTCTACGTCAGCAGATTGTGCAGCTTTCCAAGCCAGGGCGTGCTCACGACCACCATTACCAATCACGAGTACTTTCATCTGTTAATTCCTTAATGCTGTCAGCGGGGAGCCTGGCTCCCCGGGCAAATCATCAATGGTGGAAATGACGCATTCCGGTAAAGACCATCGCCATCCCGTGTTCATCCGCCGCAGCAATCACTTCTTCATCGCGGATGGAACCGCCTGGTTGAATGATACAGCTGATGCCAGCCTCTGCTGCTGCATCAATACCGTCACGGAATGGGAAGAAAGCGTCGGATGCCATCACTGAACCTTCGACGACCAAGCCTTCATCCGCCGCCTTGATACCCGCGATTTTGGCACTGTACACGCGGCTCATCTGGCCAGCACCTACGCCAATAGTCATTCCCGCTTTGGCGTAGACGATAGCATTGGATTTCACAAATTTGGCGACTTTCCAGCAGAACAGTAAATCTTTCAGCTCACTGGCGGTCGGCTGACGCTTAGTCACGACTTTCAGGTCAGCTTCAGTCGTGGTGCCCTGATCGCGGTCCTGCACCAGCAAACCACCGTTAACGCGCTTGTAGTCGTAACCTTTAGTCGGTTGCTGCCACTGTCCGCATTCCAGCAAACGCACATTTGCTTTCTTGGCAACGACTTCTCGAGCGGCCGGACTAACCACTGGCGCAATAATCACTTCTACAAACTGACGGTCAACGATCGCCGCAGCAGTATCGCCATCCAGTTCACGGTTAAACGCGATAATGCCACCGAACGCTGAGGTTGGATCGGTTTTAAATGCCCGGTTGTAAGCGTCTAGCAGGTTACTGCCCAGCGCGACACCGCAAGGGTTCGCGTGCTTAACAATCACACAGGCGGGTTCAGCAAATTCCTTCACACATTCCAGCGCTGCATCGGTATCGGCGATATTGTTGTAAGACAGCGCCTTGCCTTGCAGTTGTACGGCAGTGGCCACTGAGGCTTCATCAATATTGAGGTCAGTGTAAAATGCCGCGCTCTGATGGCTGTTTTCGCCATAACGCAGATCCTGCTTTTTCACCAACTGAGTGTTGAAGGTACGCGGGAATTTAGAATCAGCGTCGCAGTTGTCTTTGCTATGTGCTGGCACCATAGTGCCAAAATAGTTAGCGATCATGCCGTCATAAGCCGCGGTATGTTCAAACGCGGCAATCGCCAGATCAAAGCGGGTTGCCAATGTGGTTGAACCCTGGTTAGCAGCCATTTCGGCTAACACGCGGTCATAATCCGCAGCATTGACGACAATAGTGACATCTTTGTGGTTTTTCGCGGCGGCACGCACCATCGTCGGTCCACCGATATCGATGTTTTCTACCGCATCTTCCAGTGTGCAACCCGGTTTGGCTACGGTGGCGGCAAAGGGGTAGAGGTTGACGACTACCAGATCGATCGGACTGATATGGTTGTCCAGCATCACTTGTTCATCCAGACCGCGGCGGCCCAAAATGCCACCGTGCACTTTGGGATGCAGGGTTTTTACTCGGCCGTCCATGATTTCCGGATGACCGGTGTAGTCTGAGACTTCGATAACCGGTACGCCGTTGTCTGCCAACAGGCGGGCGGTGCCACCTGTGGAGAGCAACTCCACTCCTTGCGCGTGCAAGGCTTGGGCAAATTCAAGGATTCCGGTTTTATCTGAGACGCTGAGCAGCGCACGACGTATAGGTCTGGCAGTAGTCATTTGAGTACAGTTTCCACGTTTAGATATTGCAAAGGACTTTAGAAAAATTATAAAAATCATAGTTATATATTTATAACTTTGCCAAAGTCCCTCCAGCCTTGAGCATCTGGGATGCTGCCGGAGGCGGTATTCTAGCGCAAATCCCTCAATCGCGTTGTTTTTTATGCCGAACAACACATACGCCTCTGGCGAACGAAGCCGCATCATCTTAACTATCAAATGAGAGTGATTTTCAGTTAAAATAGCTTGACCTTGGATATAGCTCTAAGGTTTATACTCAACAGGCAAGATAGGTGAGGGCAGATGTTACGCATTGGCGAGCTGGCAAACATGTGTGGAGTGAATACAGATACGCTGCGCTTTTATGAAAAGCATGGCTTGTTGACGCCTTCCATGCGCACAGCGTCAGGTTATCGCGTATACAGCACCGATGATGCGGCACGCTTACAGTTTATTCTGCGAGCCAAAGCGGTGGGATTCAGTCTGAGTGAAATTTCAGAACTGTTATCTATCGAGCTGGACAAGGCCAACCGCGCCTGTGGTGATGTTAAAGGCATGGTGGACGACAAACTCGCGCAGATGCAACAACGGATTGCGGAACTCGATCGCTTTCGTCGTTCTCTGCAATTGTTATCGGACACTTGCTGTGGTGGCCCGGAAAGCGCGGAACACTGTTCAATTTTAAAGGCGTTGGAGTCTTGTGATGTATCCAGCGCTGAAGCGTTACCAGATGAAACAATACATATTCATGCACCGCTACAGGGTGATTGCAAATGTTGATGAATAATTTTATCGCGCTGTTTATGGAATCTGCCCCATGGTTATTACTGGGGTTGCTGTTAGCCGGTATGTTAAAGATGTTTGTGCCAACTACTTGGATGCACAAGCAGCTTGGTGGAAATGGTATCGGTAGTACTATTAAAGCGGCGTTATTCGGTGCCCCATTACCTCTGTGTTCCTGCGGCGTAATTCCCGCTGCAGTTGCTTTGCGTCGTAGTGGTGCATCAAAAGCGGCGACGACTTCGTTTCTGGTATCAACGCCAGAAACCGGAGTTGATTCGGTCACGATTTCTTATGTGCTTCTTGGGCCTTTTATGGCCGTCGTTCGCCCCATTGCCGCCGTAGTCAGCGCGATAGTTGCTGGATTACTGGTGGGACGCGATGAAGCTCAAGCCGACAAGGTCAATGCTGTATCCAAATTTACCCCAGTAACCGGGAGGATGTTCTCACCAGTGACATCGGCGGCATCGAAGCCGAGCAGTTGTTGCACTAATACTGCAACTGCAAGTTCGTCTTGCGGTTGCTCTGTCAAACCGGCCAAAGAGAGCAGTTGCTGTGGTTCCGCGCAGGCGGCAGACAGTTGCTATAGTGATAAAGAACCGCGGTATGAATCCTTAATTGAGGACAGTTGTGGGTGTAGCAGCGGGAAAAGTAGTTGTTGCGGTGGTGAAACCTCGGAAAATCGAGAAATGTCGTTCCTGAGTAAGCTTTGGCATGGCATCAAGTACGCGGCGACAGATCTGGTGGCAGATACCGCACTATGGCTGCTGGTGGGACTGTTTTTTGCTGCGGTAGTGACTACCTATGTCCCGGCAGACTTTCTGGCTCGCTGGGGGGATGGGGTGCTGGCGATGTTGGCAATGGTGTTGATTTCAATCCCTATGTACATCTGTGCTACGGCTTCGACACCTGTCGCCGCCGGACTGCTATTGGCAGGGATTTCCCCCGGTGCGGTATTGGTATTTATGTTGGCTGGCCCCGCCACCAATATTGCAACACTTGGGATTGTGTCGAAAGAGCTGGGTAAACGGGCATTGTACGGGTACTTGGGTGGTGTGCTGGGGGTGGCGCTGTTGAGTGGTTTTGTGGTGAATTATCTGGTGGCGACATTTGGCTTCGAGGTGACACCACAAATTGGTGCCGCACATGAGGTATTACCGCAGGTGGTGGTCGGCTATTCTGCATTATTACTGGCGGGGCTGATGGCTAAAGCTCTCTACGACAAAGTGCCACGGCGTTGGTTGCGCAGAGATTGTTGCTCTTAATAACCTTGGCCGCCATAAAGAGAAAGGCACTCATTGAGTGCCTTTCGTGATCCTGTTGCCGACAAGCGGCTGCAAAAATTTCAGTTTCATTGACAGAAGTATCAGCTGTTATCTACCGGATTATTTCTGGCCTGCCGTTTAGCGGCTTTGGCTGCCCTTTTTTCCTTCATACTCAGCTGGGGCTTTTTCTTCTGTTCTTTGCTGCTGTTGTGTTCTTTACTCATGGTTTTCCTTCCGTATTTACTTTAGGAGAAACCGTAGGGATTTATATAACCTGTCGGTATATCCCGGCGATTTCAAGACTCACCTGACAGCTGGTGATACCTGCGTTTTTAGGTATCGATGAAACCAGTTGCACCGACAGTCATCTGTCGGTGAATTTCATTCTACGCCGCTGCTTTCAGGGTGGCGCATCTTCCAATAGAATAATTTTTAATAAGTGGATTTTGGTGATAATCAGAACGAATTAAAACGCGCTTTCTAGTGCCGCTGACTATCTCGATTGTTGCACTCATGCAACAGTGGGTAAATTATCGACGGTCTAATAAATTCTATGTGACAAAGGTAGAATAACCAGCGTTATCTCTAGTGTTAAACACACCCAAACATGCCTGATGCCTTGAATTGGCTACTGGTGACAACTGTATGATGCAGTTACCTCTTTTGGTATCCGGAGCAATAACTGGACGTTAAGACGGTTATTGGCCGGTGCAGGTTATTTCGAAGCGCTTCCCGGCCACCTTTACAGGTCTTATCGACAACCGCACCGGCTCCCGGAGCCAAATTTATACCGCAATCCACTTTGTGGACCTCAGCTTCCTAGTCAATAGATTCTATGATGTAATCCGCTTTTTGGAATTCAGGGGGCAGCTCATGTATTGGCAGCGTTATTCGTTTGCTGACTTGGACACAAATACGCTCTATACCGTGTTGAAACTGCGTGTGGATGTGTTTGTCGTGGAGCAGCAGTGCCCATACCCGGAATTGGATGATAAAGATCGCCATCAAGGTGCTCTGCATCTAATAGGTTACGACAATGGGGAGCTGGTGGCCTATGCGCGCTTATTGCCACCAGGTTGTAGTTATGACGAGTGCAGTATTGGTCGCGTGTTGGTAGCACCCTGTGCCAGAGGAAGAGGTTTGGCTCATGCGCTGATGCAACAGGCAATCGAGGCTTGTCGGCAACAGTGGACTCAAAGTGCTATTCGGATTGGTGCCCAGGATTATTTACGACAGTTTTATGCAGCGTTAGGATTTCAGGCGGTTTCTGCAGTGTATCTTGAGGATGGTATTCCACATTTAGAGATGTTGCTGCCGAACGCTACTTAGGTCATGGCAACGCCAATAAAAAAAGCGTGCAAAGCACGCCTTTTTTATTGGCAGGGGTTCCTGCCTAAGCACGTAACTTGACCTCAGGTTGCAGATCAATGTCTCCTTGCCAATTAATTGTCGCTAACTGGGAATGCTGCGCAACGATTGCCAGTGGGCCGGAATACATCTGCCTTACAAACAGCAGGCGATAACCGTATCCCTGAAGCCGATAGTATGCCATTTTTTGCTCTGGCGTCATTGCATCCCAAAAAGTATCGCGTGAAATGGCGGTCCGTCGCCTTTCTTGATATTGTTCTAGTGTTTGGACCATGATTCGATTCTTCGACCGTTAGTTGTACCACGTCACTGCTGTGGCATTGGCAGCTGAACAATACAAAGTAACCAGGGTTAAATTTTTGACATAAGACAATTTTGCGTCACATGGTGTCGCTTTTATGAGCGATAATCTGCGTCAGATCACATCTATATGCAGTGTCGATCCATCAGTTATTGATGAATATATAGTTGTTGGGCCGGACGTGGGATAGAGATCCCGGCATCGACCAACGCTTGCCATAGCTGCAAATTGACCTGGTATTTATCCTGGAAATAACTGGCAGTTGGGATCCAGTAGCGCACACCAATATCCAGACCTGTACTGTTAAACCCGTTAATCCCAACCTGTAATGGGCATTGTTTATCCACTTGCGGATGGCTTTCCAGTATGCCGTTAATCAATTCAATCACCTTAGTCGGATCGGTTTGGTAATCGATATTGAAATGCAGTTCCACCAACTTATTGGCAAAAGAGTTATGCAGCACTTCCCCAAGAATATGTTTATTGGGAATGCTGATAAGCTCCCCCTCTTCGTTGGTGAGGAAGGTCATACCGAGTTTGATATCTTTTACCTGACCGGTGATATTGTTAATACTGATAGTATTTCCCACCACGAATGGTCTGGACACAATGATGGTAATGCCTGCGGCATAGTTGGATAACATGCCTTGCACAGCAAGACCGGCGCCCAGAGATGCCGCACCGATAGCTGCGACCATTGGCGTAACGCTGATCCCTAGTTTTCCCAGTGCAATAATCCCCACCATGATAATGACGAGTAATCGCACCAGATGGGTCACAAACGTGCTCAGGGTGACATCAATATTGTGCTTTTGCAGTTGCTTCTCCACCATTGTGGAGGCTTTTCCTGCGAGCCACAGCCCCAGCAAAAAGATAATCAGGGCACCGAGTATCTGGAAGCTGTATTTCACTAAATATTCGGTAATAACATCATAGACCTGTTGTATCTGAGCCAGCTCAGAACCCAAACCGGAGTCAGCCATCGTTTTCTCCTTAAATCAGCATGTCATGGCACGGAGTTGTTGTGGTATCGTTAGCGCATGGTGGTAATGTGTTCGATTGTCATGATGACTATCGCGACATTGCGCCAACTATACAACGAATTAAAAAGGACGATCATGAAAATTCCCGCAACATTGCTGATGATGTGCCTGATGCTGTTTACGCTGCAGTCGGCGCAGGCGTCTGAATACGCCGTTGGCGATACGCTGCAACCAGTAACATTACAAGACCAGTTCGATGCGCCTCAGTCTTTAAATGACGGTGACAAACTGCTGGTTTTCACGCGCTCAATGGCCGGCGGCAAAATTGCTCGTGAAGCACTGTCAGGCGTGACCACAGAACAGATGCAACATATTGGTCTGTTATATATTGCCGATATTAGCGGTATGCCATCACTGATAGCGCGGTTAGTCGCCATCCCTAAAATGAAAGATTTTAGTTTTCCGGTGGCGTTAGATCGTGAGGGGCAACCGACCAAACTGTTCCCCGTCGCGGATGACACTGCAGCATTAATTAATCTGGAGCAATTGAAGATCACTCAAATTCGCTACTTCGACAGTGCGGAGGCGTTGAAACAGGCATTGCAAAGCAGTGGGCTTGAATTACCCACTGCCGCTAAATGATCAACCAAGCTGTATGCTGAGCATGGCGATGGCGCGTAAATCAATGCTGTTATCAAACAGTTGACGTGGCTCATCGTCATAACCAGTGCCTAGCAGGTAAAACAGTGGTTGCAGATGGTCATCTGTCGGATGACACATCTGTGCCACTTGTGGTGATATTAGATTTTCATAATCCAATACCGCTGCATCATCATGGCTTTGCAGTTTGGTGGTTATCATATCGGTAAACTCTTGCGCCCATGGGTACGCTGGGCCGTCAAAGCGCATAACCCCTAGGTTATGTACCACATTGCCGGATGCCACAATCAGAATCCCCTGATCTCTTAATGGTCGTAACTTCCGCCCCACGGCGTACTGCTGCTGGGGTGTCAGCCTAGGATCGATGCTAAGTTGTAATACCGGGATCTCCGCCTGTGGATACATATGCATTAATACCGACCAGACACCATGATCTAAGCCCCGCGTATCGTCCACAATAACATTGGGCCCCATCATTTTGGCCAACTGATGAGCCAATTGTGGGTCACCTGGCGCAGGGTATTGTTGCGCATATAGTTGTGCTGGAAATCCACCAAAATCGTGTATGGTTTCAGGTTTGGCGGCACCGGTAATGGCTGTGCCATAGGTCAACCAATGTGCAGAAACGACGAGTATAGCTTTCGGCACCGGTAATTGTTGGCCCCACTGCTGCCACTGGCGCGTGTACGCCGTTTCTTCAATGGCATTCATCGGACTGCCATGACCAACAAAGATTGCTGGCATCCGCGAACTGACTGCACTTTGAGGTTCAGACATCGTGACTCCAATGCGTTTTTAAGCAAGATATCGCAGCGGTAACAACCACTTGCGTCCAATAGCTATGGTCATAAAGCCTACACTTTATTTTTATCGAAAATAATCGCAGAAAAATGACGTTTATATACTAATTAATAGAAAGAAAAAGTGCATCAAAACACCCCCTATCAGCCATGTGTAACATATTGATTTTTAATCACTAAAATCATATTTAACAGGATGAAAACAAAATCGAATAAAAAATTGCGTCTGTGGCATAAAAATTCGTTGCATCCAAAGGAAAAATATCGTCTACTTCGCACGTTTTTCAACCTGTACCGGCAATGTTGCCGACAGCCTGATTAGGAGATCTGGGGCCAATGAGCCAGTTCCATGCTATTAACGTTGCTGATTACTATGACAGTGAAACCTTTAGCAAGATAAAAGCATTTGCGGACACCAAGCCGA
This portion of the Shewanella yunxiaonensis genome encodes:
- a CDS encoding SO_0444 family Cu/Zn efflux transporter: MLMNNFIALFMESAPWLLLGLLLAGMLKMFVPTTWMHKQLGGNGIGSTIKAALFGAPLPLCSCGVIPAAVALRRSGASKAATTSFLVSTPETGVDSVTISYVLLGPFMAVVRPIAAVVSAIVAGLLVGRDEAQADKVNAVSKFTPVTGRMFSPVTSAASKPSSCCTNTATASSSCGCSVKPAKESSCCGSAQAADSCYSDKEPRYESLIEDSCGCSSGKSSCCGGETSENREMSFLSKLWHGIKYAATDLVADTALWLLVGLFFAAVVTTYVPADFLARWGDGVLAMLAMVLISIPMYICATASTPVAAGLLLAGISPGAVLVFMLAGPATNIATLGIVSKELGKRALYGYLGGVLGVALLSGFVVNYLVATFGFEVTPQIGAAHEVLPQVVVGYSALLLAGLMAKALYDKVPRRWLRRDCCS
- a CDS encoding GNAT family N-acetyltransferase; its protein translation is MYWQRYSFADLDTNTLYTVLKLRVDVFVVEQQCPYPELDDKDRHQGALHLIGYDNGELVAYARLLPPGCSYDECSIGRVLVAPCARGRGLAHALMQQAIEACRQQWTQSAIRIGAQDYLRQFYAALGFQAVSAVYLEDGIPHLEMLLPNAT
- a CDS encoding mechanosensitive ion channel family protein; its protein translation is MADSGLGSELAQIQQVYDVITEYLVKYSFQILGALIIFLLGLWLAGKASTMVEKQLQKHNIDVTLSTFVTHLVRLLVIIMVGIIALGKLGISVTPMVAAIGAASLGAGLAVQGMLSNYAAGITIIVSRPFVVGNTISINNITGQVKDIKLGMTFLTNEEGELISIPNKHILGEVLHNSFANKLVELHFNIDYQTDPTKVIELINGILESHPQVDKQCPLQVGINGFNSTGLDIGVRYWIPTASYFQDKYQVNLQLWQALVDAGISIPRPAQQLYIHQ
- the ygiD gene encoding 4,5-DOPA-extradiol-dioxygenase, yielding MSEPQSAVSSRMPAIFVGHGSPMNAIEETAYTRQWQQWGQQLPVPKAILVVSAHWLTYGTAITGAAKPETIHDFGGFPAQLYAQQYPAPGDPQLAHQLAKMMGPNVIVDDTRGLDHGVWSVLMHMYPQAEIPVLQLSIDPRLTPQQQYAVGRKLRPLRDQGILIVASGNVVHNLGVMRFDGPAYPWAQEFTDMITTKLQSHDDAAVLDYENLISPQVAQMCHPTDDHLQPLFYLLGTGYDDEPRQLFDNSIDLRAIAMLSIQLG